A DNA window from Camelina sativa cultivar DH55 chromosome 17, Cs, whole genome shotgun sequence contains the following coding sequences:
- the LOC104755111 gene encoding U11/U12 small nuclear ribonucleoprotein 65 kDa protein isoform X2, producing the protein MAAHATSEAVVNIPATQFDSQVTEPFTVTLVVRHLPDGIPHDLVSRLFSQYGASAVRPCSGGKLRNAAFVDFKNEAFASQAHRQLNGLRFLGKVLQVQRANKPNENKKSRQIEESMVKGNAFSTVSTNTDSKSGQTLSGEPIAPKLGINYPFPPHLQYAYPPPDENILANITNALIAVPPLYTQVLHLMNKMNLPPPFRLALPTPPLPKTAPQPTELDHQSSSESEMESDEDTGTSKSGRKRARHENLVGPGVDKDAPHETVGLKPSSLTPKEIPRIRKNTHVMQIKITPKVAQDEYKEDSENEDPADEPKEEDSNLNPFVSLEELEKGRLPPEDILSLPMFKNYTAGNPSVVLYIKNLAKDVVSDDFYYIFGSQFESMEAAKSSLCVRLMQEGRMRGQAFLTFPSVEVAHRSLESWSSQAKRMNDL; encoded by the exons ATGGCTGCACATGCGACATCGGAGGCGGTCGTGAATATACCGGCGACGCAATTTGATTCTCAGGTTACAGAGCCGTTTACTGTAACTCTGGTGGTTCGGCATCTTCCTGATGGAATCCCTCATGATCTCGTCTCTCGGCTCTTTTCTCAGTACGGAGCTTCTGCTGTTCGTCCTTGCTCCGGTGGAAA ATTGAGAAATGCTGCATTTGTGGATTTCAAGAATGAAGCTTTTGCTTCTCAAGCACATCGTCAGTTAAATGG GCTGAGGTTTCTTGGTAAGGTTCTACAAGTACAGAGAGCCAATAAACCTAATGAGAACAAGAAGTCTCGACAAATCGAAGAATCTATGGTCAAGGGAAATGCTTTCTCTACAGTTAGCACCAACACTGATTCGAAATCCGGGCAGACGCTTTCTGGCGAACCGATAGCTCCTAAACTCGGCATAAACTATCCATTTCCTCCTCACCTGCA ATATGCTTACCCACCACCTGATGAAAATATATTAGCCAACATTACTAATGCCCTTATCGCTGTCCCGCCGTTATACACCCAG GTGCTGCATCTGATGAACAAAATGAATCTTCCACCTCCTTTTCGCCTTGCCCTGCCGACGCCACCTCTACCTAAAACTGCCCCCCAACCAACTGAGTTGGATCATCAATCTAGTAGCGAGTCAGAGATGGAATCTGATGAG GATACAGGTACATCAAAATCAGGAAGGAAGCGTGCTAGACATGAGAATCTTGTTGGTCCTGGTGTGGACAAGGATGCGCCGCATGAGACTGTTGGATTGAAACCTTCTTCTTTGACCCCAAAGGAGATCCCTCGAATAAGAAAGAATACGCATGTTATGCAG ATCAAGATTACCCCAAAAGTTGCACAAGACGAATATAAAGAGGATAGTGAGAATGAAGATCCTGCAGACGAgcccaaagaagaagattcaaactTGAATCCCTTTGTGAGTTTAGAGGAGTTGGAGAAAGGAAGGTTACCTCCAGAGGATATTCTTTCACTGCCTATGTTCAAG AACTACACAGCTGGGAATCCATCGGTTGTACTTTATATCAAAAACCTTGCCAAAGATGTTGTTAGTGATGATTTctattacatatttg GGTCACAATTTGAAAGCATGGAAGCAGCTAAATCCAGTCTTTGTGTGAGGCTGATGCAG GAAGGAAGGATGAGAGGGCAAGCTTTTTTGACATTTCCATCTGTTGAAGTCGCACATCGTTCTCTG GAATCCTGGAGCAGCCAAGCCAAACGAATgaatgatttataa
- the LOC104755111 gene encoding U11/U12 small nuclear ribonucleoprotein 65 kDa protein isoform X1 yields the protein MAAHATSEAVVNIPATQFDSQVTEPFTVTLVVRHLPDGIPHDLVSRLFSQYGASAVRPCSGGKLRNAAFVDFKNEAFASQAHRQLNGLRFLGKVLQVQRANKPNENKKSRQIEESMVKGNAFSTVSTNTDSKSGQTLSGEPIAPKLGINYPFPPHLQYAYPPPDENILANITNALIAVPPLYTQVLHLMNKMNLPPPFRLALPTPPLPKTAPQPTELDHQSSSESEMESDEDTGTSKSGRKRARHENLVGPGVDKDAPHETVGLKPSSLTPKEIPRIRKNTHVMQIKITPKVAQDEYKEDSENEDPADEPKEEDSNLNPFVSLEELEKGRLPPEDILSLPMFKNYTAGNPSVVLYIKNLAKDVVSDDFYYIFGSQFESMEAAKSSLCVRLMQEGRMRGQAFLTFPSVEVAHRSLNLVNGFVFKGKPMIIQFGRNPGAAKPNE from the exons ATGGCTGCACATGCGACATCGGAGGCGGTCGTGAATATACCGGCGACGCAATTTGATTCTCAGGTTACAGAGCCGTTTACTGTAACTCTGGTGGTTCGGCATCTTCCTGATGGAATCCCTCATGATCTCGTCTCTCGGCTCTTTTCTCAGTACGGAGCTTCTGCTGTTCGTCCTTGCTCCGGTGGAAA ATTGAGAAATGCTGCATTTGTGGATTTCAAGAATGAAGCTTTTGCTTCTCAAGCACATCGTCAGTTAAATGG GCTGAGGTTTCTTGGTAAGGTTCTACAAGTACAGAGAGCCAATAAACCTAATGAGAACAAGAAGTCTCGACAAATCGAAGAATCTATGGTCAAGGGAAATGCTTTCTCTACAGTTAGCACCAACACTGATTCGAAATCCGGGCAGACGCTTTCTGGCGAACCGATAGCTCCTAAACTCGGCATAAACTATCCATTTCCTCCTCACCTGCA ATATGCTTACCCACCACCTGATGAAAATATATTAGCCAACATTACTAATGCCCTTATCGCTGTCCCGCCGTTATACACCCAG GTGCTGCATCTGATGAACAAAATGAATCTTCCACCTCCTTTTCGCCTTGCCCTGCCGACGCCACCTCTACCTAAAACTGCCCCCCAACCAACTGAGTTGGATCATCAATCTAGTAGCGAGTCAGAGATGGAATCTGATGAG GATACAGGTACATCAAAATCAGGAAGGAAGCGTGCTAGACATGAGAATCTTGTTGGTCCTGGTGTGGACAAGGATGCGCCGCATGAGACTGTTGGATTGAAACCTTCTTCTTTGACCCCAAAGGAGATCCCTCGAATAAGAAAGAATACGCATGTTATGCAG ATCAAGATTACCCCAAAAGTTGCACAAGACGAATATAAAGAGGATAGTGAGAATGAAGATCCTGCAGACGAgcccaaagaagaagattcaaactTGAATCCCTTTGTGAGTTTAGAGGAGTTGGAGAAAGGAAGGTTACCTCCAGAGGATATTCTTTCACTGCCTATGTTCAAG AACTACACAGCTGGGAATCCATCGGTTGTACTTTATATCAAAAACCTTGCCAAAGATGTTGTTAGTGATGATTTctattacatatttg GGTCACAATTTGAAAGCATGGAAGCAGCTAAATCCAGTCTTTGTGTGAGGCTGATGCAG GAAGGAAGGATGAGAGGGCAAGCTTTTTTGACATTTCCATCTGTTGAAGTCGCACATCGTTCTCTG AATCTTGTAAATGGTTTTGTGTTCAAAGGAAAACCAATGATAATCCAGTTTGGCAGGAATCCTGGAGCAGCCAAGCCAAACGAATga